In Aptenodytes patagonicus chromosome 22, bAptPat1.pri.cur, whole genome shotgun sequence, one DNA window encodes the following:
- the BLACAT1 gene encoding bladder cancer associated transcript 1 isoform X2 — translation MPQFTFACFCGLHGFCKMKRKKEESSAEQETAV, via the coding sequence ATGCCCCAGTTCACCTTTGCTTGCTTCTGTGGGCTCCATGGCTTCTGcaagatgaagaggaagaaagaagagtccAGTGCGGAGCAGGAGAcagcagtgtga
- the BLACAT1 gene encoding bladder cancer associated transcript 1 isoform X1, translated as MPRCQRSPGGAPTPLLLQVMPQFTFACFCGLHGFCKMKRKKEESSAEQETAV; from the coding sequence GTCTCCCGGGGGTGCTCCCACACCTCTCCTGCTCCAGGTGATGCCCCAGTTCACCTTTGCTTGCTTCTGTGGGCTCCATGGCTTCTGcaagatgaagaggaagaaagaagagtccAGTGCGGAGCAGGAGAcagcagtgtga